One stretch of Oncorhynchus clarkii lewisi isolate Uvic-CL-2024 chromosome 3, UVic_Ocla_1.0, whole genome shotgun sequence DNA includes these proteins:
- the LOC139394310 gene encoding ubiquitin carboxyl-terminal hydrolase 5-like isoform X3 — protein MAEVSEVLMSVLSTIRVPRPGDRVHKDECALSFSSPESEGGLYVCMNSFLGFGSQYVDRHHTRSGQRAYLHISRTRKAPKEDDENSGSGDPPKKKPTRLAIGIEGGFNVEQEQYEEEVKVVLFPDRQEVTSDDLATMPDVVRERVSLAMAGLMSADSVSHALQVQQWDGEVRAESRHAVELKQLNNGTKIPPSGWRCEVCDLQENLWMNLSDGRVFCGRRYFDGSGGNNHALLHFQQTGHPLAVKLGTITPDGADVYSYDEDDMVLDPKLPEHLSHFGIDMMTMEKTEHTMTELEIAVNQRVGEWEVIQESGATLRPLSGPGLTGMKNLGNSCYLNSVMQVLFTVPDFQSKYVSNIDKIFNEAPSDPTQDFKTQVAKLGYGLLSGEYSKPAPDPGEGSEPSSEPRGDQVGIAARMFKALVGRGHPEFSTNRQQDAQEFLLHFINMVERNCRSGVNPSEAFRFIVEERIVCQQSQKAKYTQRVDYILQLPVPMDQATNTEELQEAERRREEADSSGAPPPAPVRTCIPFTACMAALSEPETLTDFWSSAAQAKTTATKTTRFASFPDHMVIQVKKFTFGQDWVPKKLDVSIDVPDTLDLTALRGTGQQPGEELLPEVAPPPLMTPDVEVKAPVLDDSTVSQLCEMGFPLEACRKAVYYTGNTGIDAAMNWVMGHMDDPDFSAPLVLPGTSSAPGTTPTESISEEHLATIVSMGFSRDQATRALRATSNVLERAVDWIFSHLDDLESMEVSEGGRSAAESEGSREPPPGPKVRDGPGKYELFAFISHMGTSTMCGHYVCHIKKDQQWVIFNDQKVCASEKPPKDLGYLYFYRRVTE, from the exons ATGGCGGAGGTAAGCGAGGTTTTGATGTCGGTTTTGTCTACAATCCGGGTTCCGAGGCCCGGGGACCGTGTCCACAAAGACGAATGCGCCTTGTCATTTTCTTCTCCG gagAGTGAAGGAGGCCTGTATGTGTGCATGAACAGTTTCCTTGGGTTCGGCAGCCAGTATGTGgatagacaccacaccaggagtgGACAGCGGGCTTACCTGCACATCTCCCGGACCCGCAAAGCTCCG AAGGAAGATGATGAGAACTCTGGATCCGGTGACCCACCCAAGAAGAAGCCCACCCGATTAGCCATAG ggATCGAGGGAGGGTTCAATGTTGAGCAGGAGCAGTATGAGGAGGAAGTAAAGGTCGTCCTCTTCCCTGATAGACAGGAAGTTACATCCGATGACCTCGCCACCATGCCAGATGTTGTGAGAGAGCGG GTATCTCTAGCCATGGCAGGGCTGATGTCTGCAGACTCAGTGTCTCACGCCCTGCAGGTGCAGCAGTGGGACGGCGAGGTGCGGGCGGAGTCCCGGCACGCCGTCGAACTCAAGCAGCTCAACAACGGCACCAAGATCCCTCCCAG TGGTTGGCGGTGTGAGGTGTGTGACCTGCAGGAGAACCTGTGGATGAACCTGTCAGACGGGAGGGTGTTCTGCGGTCGCAGGTATTTTGATGGCTCCGGGGGGAACAACCATGCCCTCCTGCACTTCCAGCAGACGGGACACCCTCTAGCCGTCAAACTGGGTACCATCACCCCCGACGGCGCAG ATGTGTACTCCTATGACGAGGATGATATGGTACTGGATCCAAAGCTCCCTGAACACCTGTCCCACTTTGGCATCGACATGATGACCATGGAAAAG ACGGAGCATACGATGACAGAGCTGGAGATAGCGGTGAACCAGCGTGTGGGGGAGTGGGAGGTGATCCAGGAGTCAGGGGCCACCCTGCGGCCTCTGTCGGGCCCCGGCCTCACCGGCATGAAGAACCTGGGCAACAGCTGCTACCTCAACTCGGTCATGCAAGTCCTCTTCACCGTGCCTGACTTCCAGAGCAA GTACGTCTCCAACATTGACAAGATCTTCAATGAAGCTCCAAGCGACCCCACCCAGGACTTCAAAACCCAAGT AGCAAAGCTGGGCTATGGTCTGTTGTCGGGCGAGTATTCCAAACCAGCCCCTGACCCAGGAGAGGGTTCTGAACCCAGCTCTGAACCCAGA GGTGACCAGGTTGGCATAGCAGCGCGTATGTTCAAAGCACTTGTTGGGCGGGGCCACCCGGAGTTCTCCACCAATCGGCAACAAGACGCCCAGGAGTTCTTATTACACTTCATTAATATGGTGGAG AGAAACTGTCGTTCGGGGGTGAACCCATCTGAAGCCTTCCGTTtcatagtagaggagaggatcgTGTGTCAGCAGTCACAGAAAGCAAAGTACACGCAGAGGGTGGACTACATCCTCCAGCTACCTGTGCCCATGGACCAGGCCACCAACACAG agGAGCTGCAAGAGGCTGAGCGTCGGCGTGAGGAGGCGGACTCGTCGGGAGCCCCTCCCCCCGCGCCGGTGCGCACCTGTATCCCATTCACAGCGTGCATGGCGGCTCTCAGCGAACCGGAGACGCTCACAGACTTCTGGAGCTCCGCCGCGCAGGCCAAGACCACCGCCACCAA GACCACCCGCTTTGCCTCTTTCCCTGACCACATGGTTATCCAGGTTAAGAAGTTCACTTTTGGACAGGACTGGGTCCCCAAGAAACTAG ACGTGAGCATCGACGTTCCCGACACGCTGGACCTGACTGCGCTCCGTGGGACCGGCCAGCAGCCGGGGGAGGAGCTTCTGCCAGAGGTGGCCCCACCCCCTCTCATGACCCCTGACGTGGAGGTCAAAG CCCCAGTCCTGGATGACTCTACCGTGTCCCAGTTGTGTGAGATGGGATTCCCACTGGAGGCCTGCAGGAAGGCTGTGTACTATACTGGGAATACTGGAATCGACGCAGCCATGAACTGGGTCATGGGCCACATGGACGACCCAG ATTTCTCCGCTCCCTTGGTATTGCCGGGCACCAGCTCCGCTCCCGGGACCACGCCCACAGAGAGCATTTCTGAGGAGCACCTAGCAACCATCGTCTCCATGGGCTTCAGCCGAGACCAGGCCACGCGAGCACTGAGGGCCACG AGTAACGTCCTAGAGCGCGCCGTGGACTGGATCTTCTCCCACCTGGATGATCTAGAGTCCATGGAGGTTTCGGAGGGGGGCCGCTCGGCCGCCGAGAGCGAGGGGTCCAGGGAGCCCCCTCCTGGGCCTAAAGTCCGAGACGGACCCGGCA aGTATGAACTGTTTGCCTTCATCAGTCACATGGGCACGAGCACTATGTGTGGCCACTACGTCTGCCACATCAAGAAGGACCAACA gtgggtTATCTTTAACGATCAGAAAGTGTGTGCCTCAGAGAAGCCGCCCAAGGACCTGGGTTACCTCTATTTCTACCGGAGAGTCACCGAGTGA
- the LOC139394310 gene encoding ubiquitin carboxyl-terminal hydrolase 5-like isoform X1 has product MAEVSEVLMSVLSTIRVPRPGDRVHKDECALSFSSPESEGGLYVCMNSFLGFGSQYVDRHHTRSGQRAYLHISRTRKAPKEDDENSGSGDPPKKKPTRLAIGIEGGFNVEQEQYEEEVKVVLFPDRQEVTSDDLATMPDVVRERVSLAMAGLMSADSVSHALQVQQWDGEVRAESRHAVELKQLNNGTKIPPSGWRCEVCDLQENLWMNLSDGRVFCGRRYFDGSGGNNHALLHFQQTGHPLAVKLGTITPDGADVYSYDEDDMVLDPKLPEHLSHFGIDMMTMEKTEHTMTELEIAVNQRVGEWEVIQESGATLRPLSGPGLTGMKNLGNSCYLNSVMQVLFTVPDFQSKYVSNIDKIFNEAPSDPTQDFKTQVAKLGYGLLSGEYSKPAPDPGEGSEPSSEPRGDQVGIAARMFKALVGRGHPEFSTNRQQDAQEFLLHFINMVERNCRSGVNPSEAFRFIVEERIVCQQSQKAKYTQRVDYILQLPVPMDQATNTEELQEAERRREEADSSGAPPPAPVRTCIPFTACMAALSEPETLTDFWSSAAQAKTTATKTTRFASFPDHMVIQVKKFTFGQDWVPKKLDVSIDVPDTLDLTALRGTGQQPGEELLPEVAPPPLMTPDVEVKGILGSHGNEEDDSLYSPLLSPVLDDSTVSQLCEMGFPLEACRKAVYYTGNTGIDAAMNWVMGHMDDPDFSAPLVLPGTSSAPGTTPTESISEEHLATIVSMGFSRDQATRALRATSNVLERAVDWIFSHLDDLESMEVSEGGRSAAESEGSREPPPGPKVRDGPGKYELFAFISHMGTSTMCGHYVCHIKKDQQWVIFNDQKVCASEKPPKDLGYLYFYRRVTE; this is encoded by the exons ATGGCGGAGGTAAGCGAGGTTTTGATGTCGGTTTTGTCTACAATCCGGGTTCCGAGGCCCGGGGACCGTGTCCACAAAGACGAATGCGCCTTGTCATTTTCTTCTCCG gagAGTGAAGGAGGCCTGTATGTGTGCATGAACAGTTTCCTTGGGTTCGGCAGCCAGTATGTGgatagacaccacaccaggagtgGACAGCGGGCTTACCTGCACATCTCCCGGACCCGCAAAGCTCCG AAGGAAGATGATGAGAACTCTGGATCCGGTGACCCACCCAAGAAGAAGCCCACCCGATTAGCCATAG ggATCGAGGGAGGGTTCAATGTTGAGCAGGAGCAGTATGAGGAGGAAGTAAAGGTCGTCCTCTTCCCTGATAGACAGGAAGTTACATCCGATGACCTCGCCACCATGCCAGATGTTGTGAGAGAGCGG GTATCTCTAGCCATGGCAGGGCTGATGTCTGCAGACTCAGTGTCTCACGCCCTGCAGGTGCAGCAGTGGGACGGCGAGGTGCGGGCGGAGTCCCGGCACGCCGTCGAACTCAAGCAGCTCAACAACGGCACCAAGATCCCTCCCAG TGGTTGGCGGTGTGAGGTGTGTGACCTGCAGGAGAACCTGTGGATGAACCTGTCAGACGGGAGGGTGTTCTGCGGTCGCAGGTATTTTGATGGCTCCGGGGGGAACAACCATGCCCTCCTGCACTTCCAGCAGACGGGACACCCTCTAGCCGTCAAACTGGGTACCATCACCCCCGACGGCGCAG ATGTGTACTCCTATGACGAGGATGATATGGTACTGGATCCAAAGCTCCCTGAACACCTGTCCCACTTTGGCATCGACATGATGACCATGGAAAAG ACGGAGCATACGATGACAGAGCTGGAGATAGCGGTGAACCAGCGTGTGGGGGAGTGGGAGGTGATCCAGGAGTCAGGGGCCACCCTGCGGCCTCTGTCGGGCCCCGGCCTCACCGGCATGAAGAACCTGGGCAACAGCTGCTACCTCAACTCGGTCATGCAAGTCCTCTTCACCGTGCCTGACTTCCAGAGCAA GTACGTCTCCAACATTGACAAGATCTTCAATGAAGCTCCAAGCGACCCCACCCAGGACTTCAAAACCCAAGT AGCAAAGCTGGGCTATGGTCTGTTGTCGGGCGAGTATTCCAAACCAGCCCCTGACCCAGGAGAGGGTTCTGAACCCAGCTCTGAACCCAGA GGTGACCAGGTTGGCATAGCAGCGCGTATGTTCAAAGCACTTGTTGGGCGGGGCCACCCGGAGTTCTCCACCAATCGGCAACAAGACGCCCAGGAGTTCTTATTACACTTCATTAATATGGTGGAG AGAAACTGTCGTTCGGGGGTGAACCCATCTGAAGCCTTCCGTTtcatagtagaggagaggatcgTGTGTCAGCAGTCACAGAAAGCAAAGTACACGCAGAGGGTGGACTACATCCTCCAGCTACCTGTGCCCATGGACCAGGCCACCAACACAG agGAGCTGCAAGAGGCTGAGCGTCGGCGTGAGGAGGCGGACTCGTCGGGAGCCCCTCCCCCCGCGCCGGTGCGCACCTGTATCCCATTCACAGCGTGCATGGCGGCTCTCAGCGAACCGGAGACGCTCACAGACTTCTGGAGCTCCGCCGCGCAGGCCAAGACCACCGCCACCAA GACCACCCGCTTTGCCTCTTTCCCTGACCACATGGTTATCCAGGTTAAGAAGTTCACTTTTGGACAGGACTGGGTCCCCAAGAAACTAG ACGTGAGCATCGACGTTCCCGACACGCTGGACCTGACTGCGCTCCGTGGGACCGGCCAGCAGCCGGGGGAGGAGCTTCTGCCAGAGGTGGCCCCACCCCCTCTCATGACCCCTGACGTGGAGGTCAAAGGTATCCTGGGTTCCCACGGCAACGAGGAGGACGACTCGCTCTACTCCCCACTACTGT CCCCAGTCCTGGATGACTCTACCGTGTCCCAGTTGTGTGAGATGGGATTCCCACTGGAGGCCTGCAGGAAGGCTGTGTACTATACTGGGAATACTGGAATCGACGCAGCCATGAACTGGGTCATGGGCCACATGGACGACCCAG ATTTCTCCGCTCCCTTGGTATTGCCGGGCACCAGCTCCGCTCCCGGGACCACGCCCACAGAGAGCATTTCTGAGGAGCACCTAGCAACCATCGTCTCCATGGGCTTCAGCCGAGACCAGGCCACGCGAGCACTGAGGGCCACG AGTAACGTCCTAGAGCGCGCCGTGGACTGGATCTTCTCCCACCTGGATGATCTAGAGTCCATGGAGGTTTCGGAGGGGGGCCGCTCGGCCGCCGAGAGCGAGGGGTCCAGGGAGCCCCCTCCTGGGCCTAAAGTCCGAGACGGACCCGGCA aGTATGAACTGTTTGCCTTCATCAGTCACATGGGCACGAGCACTATGTGTGGCCACTACGTCTGCCACATCAAGAAGGACCAACA gtgggtTATCTTTAACGATCAGAAAGTGTGTGCCTCAGAGAAGCCGCCCAAGGACCTGGGTTACCTCTATTTCTACCGGAGAGTCACCGAGTGA
- the LOC139394310 gene encoding ubiquitin carboxyl-terminal hydrolase 5-like isoform X2, giving the protein MAEVSEVLMSVLSTIRVPRPGDRVHKDECALSFSSPESEGGLYVCMNSFLGFGSQYVDRHHTRSGQRAYLHISRTRKAPEDDENSGSGDPPKKKPTRLAIGIEGGFNVEQEQYEEEVKVVLFPDRQEVTSDDLATMPDVVRERVSLAMAGLMSADSVSHALQVQQWDGEVRAESRHAVELKQLNNGTKIPPSGWRCEVCDLQENLWMNLSDGRVFCGRRYFDGSGGNNHALLHFQQTGHPLAVKLGTITPDGADVYSYDEDDMVLDPKLPEHLSHFGIDMMTMEKTEHTMTELEIAVNQRVGEWEVIQESGATLRPLSGPGLTGMKNLGNSCYLNSVMQVLFTVPDFQSKYVSNIDKIFNEAPSDPTQDFKTQVAKLGYGLLSGEYSKPAPDPGEGSEPSSEPRGDQVGIAARMFKALVGRGHPEFSTNRQQDAQEFLLHFINMVERNCRSGVNPSEAFRFIVEERIVCQQSQKAKYTQRVDYILQLPVPMDQATNTEELQEAERRREEADSSGAPPPAPVRTCIPFTACMAALSEPETLTDFWSSAAQAKTTATKTTRFASFPDHMVIQVKKFTFGQDWVPKKLDVSIDVPDTLDLTALRGTGQQPGEELLPEVAPPPLMTPDVEVKGILGSHGNEEDDSLYSPLLSPVLDDSTVSQLCEMGFPLEACRKAVYYTGNTGIDAAMNWVMGHMDDPDFSAPLVLPGTSSAPGTTPTESISEEHLATIVSMGFSRDQATRALRATSNVLERAVDWIFSHLDDLESMEVSEGGRSAAESEGSREPPPGPKVRDGPGKYELFAFISHMGTSTMCGHYVCHIKKDQQWVIFNDQKVCASEKPPKDLGYLYFYRRVTE; this is encoded by the exons ATGGCGGAGGTAAGCGAGGTTTTGATGTCGGTTTTGTCTACAATCCGGGTTCCGAGGCCCGGGGACCGTGTCCACAAAGACGAATGCGCCTTGTCATTTTCTTCTCCG gagAGTGAAGGAGGCCTGTATGTGTGCATGAACAGTTTCCTTGGGTTCGGCAGCCAGTATGTGgatagacaccacaccaggagtgGACAGCGGGCTTACCTGCACATCTCCCGGACCCGCAAAGCTCCG GAAGATGATGAGAACTCTGGATCCGGTGACCCACCCAAGAAGAAGCCCACCCGATTAGCCATAG ggATCGAGGGAGGGTTCAATGTTGAGCAGGAGCAGTATGAGGAGGAAGTAAAGGTCGTCCTCTTCCCTGATAGACAGGAAGTTACATCCGATGACCTCGCCACCATGCCAGATGTTGTGAGAGAGCGG GTATCTCTAGCCATGGCAGGGCTGATGTCTGCAGACTCAGTGTCTCACGCCCTGCAGGTGCAGCAGTGGGACGGCGAGGTGCGGGCGGAGTCCCGGCACGCCGTCGAACTCAAGCAGCTCAACAACGGCACCAAGATCCCTCCCAG TGGTTGGCGGTGTGAGGTGTGTGACCTGCAGGAGAACCTGTGGATGAACCTGTCAGACGGGAGGGTGTTCTGCGGTCGCAGGTATTTTGATGGCTCCGGGGGGAACAACCATGCCCTCCTGCACTTCCAGCAGACGGGACACCCTCTAGCCGTCAAACTGGGTACCATCACCCCCGACGGCGCAG ATGTGTACTCCTATGACGAGGATGATATGGTACTGGATCCAAAGCTCCCTGAACACCTGTCCCACTTTGGCATCGACATGATGACCATGGAAAAG ACGGAGCATACGATGACAGAGCTGGAGATAGCGGTGAACCAGCGTGTGGGGGAGTGGGAGGTGATCCAGGAGTCAGGGGCCACCCTGCGGCCTCTGTCGGGCCCCGGCCTCACCGGCATGAAGAACCTGGGCAACAGCTGCTACCTCAACTCGGTCATGCAAGTCCTCTTCACCGTGCCTGACTTCCAGAGCAA GTACGTCTCCAACATTGACAAGATCTTCAATGAAGCTCCAAGCGACCCCACCCAGGACTTCAAAACCCAAGT AGCAAAGCTGGGCTATGGTCTGTTGTCGGGCGAGTATTCCAAACCAGCCCCTGACCCAGGAGAGGGTTCTGAACCCAGCTCTGAACCCAGA GGTGACCAGGTTGGCATAGCAGCGCGTATGTTCAAAGCACTTGTTGGGCGGGGCCACCCGGAGTTCTCCACCAATCGGCAACAAGACGCCCAGGAGTTCTTATTACACTTCATTAATATGGTGGAG AGAAACTGTCGTTCGGGGGTGAACCCATCTGAAGCCTTCCGTTtcatagtagaggagaggatcgTGTGTCAGCAGTCACAGAAAGCAAAGTACACGCAGAGGGTGGACTACATCCTCCAGCTACCTGTGCCCATGGACCAGGCCACCAACACAG agGAGCTGCAAGAGGCTGAGCGTCGGCGTGAGGAGGCGGACTCGTCGGGAGCCCCTCCCCCCGCGCCGGTGCGCACCTGTATCCCATTCACAGCGTGCATGGCGGCTCTCAGCGAACCGGAGACGCTCACAGACTTCTGGAGCTCCGCCGCGCAGGCCAAGACCACCGCCACCAA GACCACCCGCTTTGCCTCTTTCCCTGACCACATGGTTATCCAGGTTAAGAAGTTCACTTTTGGACAGGACTGGGTCCCCAAGAAACTAG ACGTGAGCATCGACGTTCCCGACACGCTGGACCTGACTGCGCTCCGTGGGACCGGCCAGCAGCCGGGGGAGGAGCTTCTGCCAGAGGTGGCCCCACCCCCTCTCATGACCCCTGACGTGGAGGTCAAAGGTATCCTGGGTTCCCACGGCAACGAGGAGGACGACTCGCTCTACTCCCCACTACTGT CCCCAGTCCTGGATGACTCTACCGTGTCCCAGTTGTGTGAGATGGGATTCCCACTGGAGGCCTGCAGGAAGGCTGTGTACTATACTGGGAATACTGGAATCGACGCAGCCATGAACTGGGTCATGGGCCACATGGACGACCCAG ATTTCTCCGCTCCCTTGGTATTGCCGGGCACCAGCTCCGCTCCCGGGACCACGCCCACAGAGAGCATTTCTGAGGAGCACCTAGCAACCATCGTCTCCATGGGCTTCAGCCGAGACCAGGCCACGCGAGCACTGAGGGCCACG AGTAACGTCCTAGAGCGCGCCGTGGACTGGATCTTCTCCCACCTGGATGATCTAGAGTCCATGGAGGTTTCGGAGGGGGGCCGCTCGGCCGCCGAGAGCGAGGGGTCCAGGGAGCCCCCTCCTGGGCCTAAAGTCCGAGACGGACCCGGCA aGTATGAACTGTTTGCCTTCATCAGTCACATGGGCACGAGCACTATGTGTGGCCACTACGTCTGCCACATCAAGAAGGACCAACA gtgggtTATCTTTAACGATCAGAAAGTGTGTGCCTCAGAGAAGCCGCCCAAGGACCTGGGTTACCTCTATTTCTACCGGAGAGTCACCGAGTGA
- the LOC139394310 gene encoding ubiquitin carboxyl-terminal hydrolase 5-like isoform X4 — protein MAEVSEVLMSVLSTIRVPRPGDRVHKDECALSFSSPESEGGLYVCMNSFLGFGSQYVDRHHTRSGQRAYLHISRTRKAPEDDENSGSGDPPKKKPTRLAIGIEGGFNVEQEQYEEEVKVVLFPDRQEVTSDDLATMPDVVRERVSLAMAGLMSADSVSHALQVQQWDGEVRAESRHAVELKQLNNGTKIPPSGWRCEVCDLQENLWMNLSDGRVFCGRRYFDGSGGNNHALLHFQQTGHPLAVKLGTITPDGADVYSYDEDDMVLDPKLPEHLSHFGIDMMTMEKTEHTMTELEIAVNQRVGEWEVIQESGATLRPLSGPGLTGMKNLGNSCYLNSVMQVLFTVPDFQSKYVSNIDKIFNEAPSDPTQDFKTQVAKLGYGLLSGEYSKPAPDPGEGSEPSSEPRGDQVGIAARMFKALVGRGHPEFSTNRQQDAQEFLLHFINMVERNCRSGVNPSEAFRFIVEERIVCQQSQKAKYTQRVDYILQLPVPMDQATNTEELQEAERRREEADSSGAPPPAPVRTCIPFTACMAALSEPETLTDFWSSAAQAKTTATKTTRFASFPDHMVIQVKKFTFGQDWVPKKLDVSIDVPDTLDLTALRGTGQQPGEELLPEVAPPPLMTPDVEVKAPVLDDSTVSQLCEMGFPLEACRKAVYYTGNTGIDAAMNWVMGHMDDPDFSAPLVLPGTSSAPGTTPTESISEEHLATIVSMGFSRDQATRALRATSNVLERAVDWIFSHLDDLESMEVSEGGRSAAESEGSREPPPGPKVRDGPGKYELFAFISHMGTSTMCGHYVCHIKKDQQWVIFNDQKVCASEKPPKDLGYLYFYRRVTE, from the exons ATGGCGGAGGTAAGCGAGGTTTTGATGTCGGTTTTGTCTACAATCCGGGTTCCGAGGCCCGGGGACCGTGTCCACAAAGACGAATGCGCCTTGTCATTTTCTTCTCCG gagAGTGAAGGAGGCCTGTATGTGTGCATGAACAGTTTCCTTGGGTTCGGCAGCCAGTATGTGgatagacaccacaccaggagtgGACAGCGGGCTTACCTGCACATCTCCCGGACCCGCAAAGCTCCG GAAGATGATGAGAACTCTGGATCCGGTGACCCACCCAAGAAGAAGCCCACCCGATTAGCCATAG ggATCGAGGGAGGGTTCAATGTTGAGCAGGAGCAGTATGAGGAGGAAGTAAAGGTCGTCCTCTTCCCTGATAGACAGGAAGTTACATCCGATGACCTCGCCACCATGCCAGATGTTGTGAGAGAGCGG GTATCTCTAGCCATGGCAGGGCTGATGTCTGCAGACTCAGTGTCTCACGCCCTGCAGGTGCAGCAGTGGGACGGCGAGGTGCGGGCGGAGTCCCGGCACGCCGTCGAACTCAAGCAGCTCAACAACGGCACCAAGATCCCTCCCAG TGGTTGGCGGTGTGAGGTGTGTGACCTGCAGGAGAACCTGTGGATGAACCTGTCAGACGGGAGGGTGTTCTGCGGTCGCAGGTATTTTGATGGCTCCGGGGGGAACAACCATGCCCTCCTGCACTTCCAGCAGACGGGACACCCTCTAGCCGTCAAACTGGGTACCATCACCCCCGACGGCGCAG ATGTGTACTCCTATGACGAGGATGATATGGTACTGGATCCAAAGCTCCCTGAACACCTGTCCCACTTTGGCATCGACATGATGACCATGGAAAAG ACGGAGCATACGATGACAGAGCTGGAGATAGCGGTGAACCAGCGTGTGGGGGAGTGGGAGGTGATCCAGGAGTCAGGGGCCACCCTGCGGCCTCTGTCGGGCCCCGGCCTCACCGGCATGAAGAACCTGGGCAACAGCTGCTACCTCAACTCGGTCATGCAAGTCCTCTTCACCGTGCCTGACTTCCAGAGCAA GTACGTCTCCAACATTGACAAGATCTTCAATGAAGCTCCAAGCGACCCCACCCAGGACTTCAAAACCCAAGT AGCAAAGCTGGGCTATGGTCTGTTGTCGGGCGAGTATTCCAAACCAGCCCCTGACCCAGGAGAGGGTTCTGAACCCAGCTCTGAACCCAGA GGTGACCAGGTTGGCATAGCAGCGCGTATGTTCAAAGCACTTGTTGGGCGGGGCCACCCGGAGTTCTCCACCAATCGGCAACAAGACGCCCAGGAGTTCTTATTACACTTCATTAATATGGTGGAG AGAAACTGTCGTTCGGGGGTGAACCCATCTGAAGCCTTCCGTTtcatagtagaggagaggatcgTGTGTCAGCAGTCACAGAAAGCAAAGTACACGCAGAGGGTGGACTACATCCTCCAGCTACCTGTGCCCATGGACCAGGCCACCAACACAG agGAGCTGCAAGAGGCTGAGCGTCGGCGTGAGGAGGCGGACTCGTCGGGAGCCCCTCCCCCCGCGCCGGTGCGCACCTGTATCCCATTCACAGCGTGCATGGCGGCTCTCAGCGAACCGGAGACGCTCACAGACTTCTGGAGCTCCGCCGCGCAGGCCAAGACCACCGCCACCAA GACCACCCGCTTTGCCTCTTTCCCTGACCACATGGTTATCCAGGTTAAGAAGTTCACTTTTGGACAGGACTGGGTCCCCAAGAAACTAG ACGTGAGCATCGACGTTCCCGACACGCTGGACCTGACTGCGCTCCGTGGGACCGGCCAGCAGCCGGGGGAGGAGCTTCTGCCAGAGGTGGCCCCACCCCCTCTCATGACCCCTGACGTGGAGGTCAAAG CCCCAGTCCTGGATGACTCTACCGTGTCCCAGTTGTGTGAGATGGGATTCCCACTGGAGGCCTGCAGGAAGGCTGTGTACTATACTGGGAATACTGGAATCGACGCAGCCATGAACTGGGTCATGGGCCACATGGACGACCCAG ATTTCTCCGCTCCCTTGGTATTGCCGGGCACCAGCTCCGCTCCCGGGACCACGCCCACAGAGAGCATTTCTGAGGAGCACCTAGCAACCATCGTCTCCATGGGCTTCAGCCGAGACCAGGCCACGCGAGCACTGAGGGCCACG AGTAACGTCCTAGAGCGCGCCGTGGACTGGATCTTCTCCCACCTGGATGATCTAGAGTCCATGGAGGTTTCGGAGGGGGGCCGCTCGGCCGCCGAGAGCGAGGGGTCCAGGGAGCCCCCTCCTGGGCCTAAAGTCCGAGACGGACCCGGCA aGTATGAACTGTTTGCCTTCATCAGTCACATGGGCACGAGCACTATGTGTGGCCACTACGTCTGCCACATCAAGAAGGACCAACA gtgggtTATCTTTAACGATCAGAAAGTGTGTGCCTCAGAGAAGCCGCCCAAGGACCTGGGTTACCTCTATTTCTACCGGAGAGTCACCGAGTGA